A genomic segment from Rickettsia endosymbiont of Lasioglossum villosulum encodes:
- the lpxA gene encoding acyl-ACP--UDP-N-acetylglucosamine O-acyltransferase, whose translation MHPTSIIAEGAKLGKNVKVGPYCIIGPEVILHDNVELKSHVVIEGITEIGESTVIYPFASIGQPPQILKYNNELSNTIIGSNNIIREYVTVQAGSQGGGMITSIGNNNLFMVGVHIGHDCKIGNNVVFANYVSLAGHIEVEDYVIIGGLSAVHQYARIGKYAMIGGLSPVGADVIPFGLASGKRAVLEGLNLIGMNRKEFDKAESLNALKIVQEIFLGEGNFADRIKQAQEKYKNNSIVMQIIDFLEQGSNRSFCSFEKTMSLRGELQSNLTKQPN comes from the coding sequence ATCCATCCAACTAGTATAATTGCTGAAGGTGCAAAACTTGGTAAGAACGTAAAAGTTGGTCCATATTGTATTATTGGTCCAGAAGTAATACTGCATGATAATGTAGAACTAAAGTCTCACGTAGTTATTGAGGGGATTACTGAAATCGGGGAAAGTACAGTAATTTATCCGTTTGCGTCTATTGGTCAACCTCCGCAAATCTTAAAATATAATAATGAGCTGTCAAATACGATAATCGGTTCTAACAATATTATTAGAGAATATGTTACAGTGCAGGCAGGAAGCCAAGGCGGCGGAATGATTACAAGCATAGGAAATAACAATTTATTTATGGTTGGCGTTCATATCGGTCATGATTGCAAAATCGGTAATAATGTAGTGTTTGCTAATTATGTAAGCCTAGCTGGGCATATAGAAGTGGAAGACTATGTCATAATTGGCGGCTTATCTGCTGTTCATCAATATGCAAGAATCGGGAAATACGCAATGATTGGCGGTTTATCACCAGTTGGAGCTGATGTAATCCCTTTTGGTCTTGCAAGCGGCAAACGTGCAGTACTTGAGGGGCTAAACTTAATCGGCATGAATAGGAAAGAGTTTGATAAAGCAGAGTCTTTAAATGCTTTAAAAATAGTTCAGGAAATCTTTTTAGGTGAGGGTAATTTCGCTGATCGAATCAAGCAAGCTCAAGAGAAATATAAAAACAATTCTATAGTAATGCAAATTATCGATTTCCTTGAGCAGGGTAGTAACAGATCATTTTGTTCTTTTGAAAAAACAATGTCATTACGAGGAGAGCTACAAAGTAATTTGACGAAGCAACCCAATTAA
- a CDS encoding AbrB/MazE/SpoVT family DNA-binding domain-containing protein, translated as MKNYYSTLTSKGQLTIPNFIREQLNLTSGIKLEFIIQDNYIALVPINNSVHKLKGILPKPKKAINCDEMNEIIRGRYDRS; from the coding sequence ATGAAAAATTATTATTCTACACTTACCAGTAAGGGGCAGTTAACTATACCCAATTTTATAAGAGAACAGCTAAATTTAACCTCAGGTATTAAACTTGAGTTTATTATCCAAGATAATTACATAGCTCTTGTCCCAATTAATAATTCAGTACACAAGTTAAAAGGTATTCTGCCTAAGCCTAAAAAAGCTATAAATTGTGATGAAATGAATGAAATTATTAGAGGTCGATATGATAGGAGTTGA
- the secF gene encoding protein translocase subunit SecF has product MQIYPLRLLPNKIDFDFMNFKKVSYTFSIILSLISFIWIGMYKFNFGIDFAGGIVIEVRLDQTPDLPKMRQVLGELGIGEVVLQNFGSERDLSIRFGSSSEDNLMKNIELIKTALQNNFPYNFEYRKVDFVGPQVGRQLIEAGTMAMLFSFAAIMVYIWVRFEWYFGLGILIALVHDVILALGFMSITKLDFNLSTIAAVLTIIGYSVNDSVVIYDRIRENLRKYHKKGITEIINLSINETLSRTILTVVTTLLANLALVLFGGEAIRSFSVLVFFGIIAGTYSSIFISAPILTIFANRKFEKK; this is encoded by the coding sequence ATGCAAATTTATCCTTTGAGGCTTTTGCCTAATAAAATCGATTTTGATTTTATGAATTTTAAAAAAGTCAGTTACACTTTCTCAATTATTTTATCACTCATTAGCTTTATTTGGATTGGTATGTACAAATTTAATTTCGGTATTGATTTTGCCGGAGGTATAGTTATAGAAGTAAGGCTTGACCAAACGCCAGATTTACCAAAAATGCGTCAAGTTTTAGGTGAGCTTGGAATTGGTGAAGTAGTGCTGCAAAACTTTGGTAGTGAGCGTGACTTATCGATTAGATTTGGTAGTAGTAGCGAAGATAATTTAATGAAAAATATTGAGCTAATAAAGACAGCTTTACAAAATAATTTTCCTTATAATTTTGAATATCGTAAGGTGGATTTTGTTGGTCCGCAGGTCGGTAGGCAGCTAATTGAGGCAGGTACTATGGCAATGCTATTTTCGTTTGCGGCGATTATGGTTTATATTTGGGTGCGTTTTGAATGGTATTTTGGGCTTGGTATACTTATTGCTTTAGTGCATGATGTTATATTAGCACTTGGATTTATGAGTATAACAAAACTTGATTTTAACTTAAGCACCATTGCGGCAGTGTTAACTATCATAGGATATTCTGTTAATGATTCGGTAGTGATATATGATAGGATCAGGGAAAATTTACGTAAATATCATAAAAAAGGCATCACAGAAATCATAAATTTAAGTATTAATGAAACTCTATCTAGAACAATTTTAACAGTAGTGACTACTCTACTTGCTAATTTGGCACTTGTTCTTTTTGGTGGTGAAGCGATTCGTAGTTTTAGCGTACTTGTATTTTTTGGAATAATAGCAGGGACTTATTCGTCTATTTTTATTTCCGCTCCGATACTTACGATATTTGCCAATAGAAAATTTGAGAAAAAGTAA
- a CDS encoding type II toxin-antitoxin system Phd/YefM family antitoxin, whose translation MNISATELNKNPGKIIDQALREPIVINKQGRPTVVLVDYEYFTKLEDDYWGKAAKNITEQPEWLSAKESEKFLRS comes from the coding sequence ATGAATATATCTGCAACTGAATTAAATAAGAATCCTGGAAAAATTATTGATCAAGCATTAAGAGAGCCAATAGTCATTAACAAACAAGGTAGACCTACTGTTGTTTTAGTAGATTATGAATATTTTACTAAACTTGAAGATGATTATTGGGGAAAGGCAGCAAAAAATATTACAGAACAACCGGAGTGGCTATCAGCAAAAGAATCAGAAAAATTTCTTAGAAGCTAA
- a CDS encoding type II toxin-antitoxin system VapC family toxin: MKLLEVDMIGVDTNILVRYLTQDDEKQANIVNRFIAQYEHQTGSIFINNIVICELIWVLERGYKYSKKEIISVVRIILSTAEFTFEQAEILWLSLNDYEKYNTDFSDILLGKINKISGCDSTISFDSKALNLKEFDDPINILEKDK, from the coding sequence ATGAAATTATTAGAGGTCGATATGATAGGAGTTGATACTAATATTTTAGTTAGATATTTAACGCAAGATGATGAAAAGCAGGCAAATATAGTGAATAGATTCATAGCCCAATATGAGCATCAAACAGGATCAATATTTATTAATAATATAGTAATCTGTGAACTTATTTGGGTTTTAGAAAGAGGCTATAAATACTCTAAAAAAGAAATTATTTCAGTAGTAAGAATTATATTATCTACTGCGGAATTTACATTTGAGCAAGCTGAAATATTATGGCTCTCTCTCAATGATTATGAAAAATATAACACTGACTTTTCAGATATTTTATTGGGTAAAATTAATAAAATATCTGGATGTGATTCTACTATAAGCTTTGATAGTAAAGCTTTAAATTTAAAAGAGTTTGATGACCCTATTAATATCTTAGAAAAAGATAAATAG
- the era gene encoding GTPase Era, translated as MIKQKTVSVCIIGRPNSGKSTLLNRIIGEKLSIVTPKVQTTRSIITGIITLKDTQVILYDTPGIFEPKGTLEKAMVRCAWSSLHSADIVMLIIDSLKPLDSITHDILNKLCSLNIVPVILLNKIDIESKYLNDIKTFLTEQYPDSLLFPISAISGENVNKLIEYITSKAKIAPWLYEEDDITDLPMRFIAAEITREQLFLGLQQELPYKLTVQTEKWEELEDKSVKINQVIVVSRESYKTIILGKNGSKIKELGMKSCKQMEQFFGFPVHLFLFVKVRELWEDNSDYYQHMKI; from the coding sequence ATGATTAAACAAAAAACAGTCTCAGTTTGTATTATCGGCAGACCAAATAGTGGCAAGTCCACTTTGCTAAATAGAATAATTGGCGAAAAGCTTTCGATAGTTACCCCCAAAGTTCAAACAACTAGGTCAATTATTACCGGCATTATTACCCTAAAAGATACGCAAGTGATCTTATATGATACGCCAGGGATATTTGAGCCGAAAGGGACTTTAGAAAAGGCAATGGTTAGATGTGCTTGGTCTAGCCTGCATAGTGCCGATATTGTCATGTTAATTATTGATAGCTTAAAGCCATTAGATAGCATAACGCATGATATTTTAAATAAGCTTTGCTCACTTAATATTGTCCCAGTAATTTTATTAAACAAAATAGATATTGAGTCAAAATATCTAAACGACATTAAAACTTTCTTAACAGAGCAATATCCTGACAGCTTACTTTTTCCTATTTCTGCTATATCGGGTGAGAATGTTAATAAGCTAATTGAATATATAACAAGTAAAGCAAAAATCGCTCCTTGGCTTTATGAAGAGGATGACATAACCGATTTGCCGATGCGTTTTATCGCCGCAGAAATTACGAGAGAACAGTTATTTTTAGGGTTGCAGCAAGAACTGCCTTATAAGCTAACTGTGCAAACCGAAAAATGGGAAGAGCTTGAAGATAAATCCGTAAAGATTAATCAGGTTATAGTAGTTTCAAGAGAAAGCTACAAAACTATAATACTCGGTAAAAATGGCTCAAAAATCAAAGAACTCGGAATGAAATCTTGCAAACAGATGGAACAGTTTTTTGGCTTCCCCGTGCATTTGTTTTTATTCGTCAAAGTGCGTGAGTTATGGGAAGATAATTCTGATTATTATCAACATATGAAAATATGA
- a CDS encoding glycosyltransferase, with product MNIKSFILRFFIIIFISIHNFTALGQKSLHYAFITTPLFGYVNPTLEIVQALIKSGHKVTYFNVPAYQKQIENSGAVFIPYQGTAASNFVKDVSSKTIELNILYTQLDNILTEVEPAIIEFFNKNEINIVIYDQFAVWGKVIAEKYHIPAVCSNPMLLAKPEEWTKSPNVIPSDNKNFPFNYMISNLSCSNADEIIAYTSSELQPEFSNQENIIFFGKRFIDKPISEAVLKDNSLIYISLGTVNTNFDLFNQLIEFFKNTSYKVIISVGNNEEMYKELSSKKSRNIEIHKFVDQTKILSEAAIFFTHVGANSLYESINATVPIIMIPQADEQNLNARRAKELQLGYILQSENISKQAIQDAFNDMRSNWSKYKENMRKLRETFVDSEDANALASDLSHLVTIENSESQSVAK from the coding sequence ATGAATATAAAAAGCTTTATATTAAGATTTTTTATTATCATATTTATTAGCATACATAATTTTACAGCATTGGGACAAAAAAGCCTACATTATGCTTTTATAACGACTCCTCTATTTGGCTATGTAAATCCTACCCTTGAAATTGTGCAAGCCTTAATTAAGTCAGGACATAAAGTTACTTACTTCAATGTTCCAGCTTATCAAAAACAAATAGAGAATTCAGGAGCAGTTTTTATACCATATCAAGGAACTGCGGCTTCAAATTTTGTAAAAGATGTAAGTTCTAAAACTATTGAATTGAATATATTATATACACAACTTGATAATATTCTTACAGAGGTAGAACCTGCCATCATAGAATTTTTTAATAAAAATGAAATTAATATAGTGATATATGATCAATTTGCGGTATGGGGGAAAGTTATAGCAGAAAAATATCATATTCCTGCTGTGTGTTCTAACCCCATGTTACTAGCTAAGCCTGAAGAATGGACAAAGTCACCTAATGTTATCCCTAGTGATAATAAAAATTTCCCATTTAATTATATGATAAGTAATCTTAGCTGTAGTAATGCTGATGAGATTATAGCTTATACTTCTTCTGAATTACAACCTGAATTTAGTAATCAAGAAAATATAATTTTTTTCGGTAAAAGATTTATTGATAAGCCTATAAGTGAAGCAGTGTTAAAAGATAACTCTTTAATTTATATCTCTTTAGGTACAGTAAATACTAATTTTGATTTATTTAATCAATTAATAGAATTTTTTAAAAATACATCTTATAAAGTTATAATTTCTGTAGGTAATAATGAAGAAATGTATAAAGAATTATCTTCAAAAAAATCTAGAAATATAGAGATTCATAAATTTGTTGATCAAACAAAAATTTTATCAGAGGCAGCTATATTTTTCACACATGTAGGTGCTAATAGTTTATATGAATCAATAAATGCTACTGTTCCAATAATAATGATTCCTCAAGCTGATGAACAAAATCTTAATGCTCGTAGAGCTAAGGAATTGCAATTAGGTTATATTCTGCAATCAGAAAATATTTCTAAGCAAGCAATACAAGATGCTTTTAATGATATGCGAAGTAACTGGAGTAAGTATAAAGAAAATATGCGTAAGTTAAGGGAAACTTTTGTAGATTCTGAGGATGCAAATGCATTAGCTTCAGATTTATCTCATTTGGTTACTATCGAAAATAGCGAAAGTCAGAGCGTTGCTAAATAG
- a CDS encoding type II toxin-antitoxin system RelE/ParE family toxin encodes MREIVLEKRVIKTLERYPEKHQRQIKNKILSLMENPIPNDSKLLVSYSHFHRCDIGEYRIIYSFNESTIYVILVGKRNDSEVYKLLKNIF; translated from the coding sequence ATGAGAGAAATAGTTTTAGAAAAAAGAGTAATAAAAACGTTAGAGCGTTACCCTGAAAAGCATCAGCGTCAAATAAAAAATAAAATTCTGTCTTTAATGGAAAATCCAATACCGAATGATAGTAAATTATTAGTAAGTTATTCTCATTTTCATAGATGCGATATCGGAGAATATAGAATAATTTACAGCTTTAATGAAAGTACGATTTACGTCATATTAGTTGGCAAACGTAATGACTCTGAAGTGTATAAGTTATTAAAAAATATTTTCTGA
- the nuoF gene encoding NADH-quinone oxidoreductase subunit NuoF — protein MLKKEDRIFTNLHGEQSHDLKSSKKRGDWDNTKALLNKGKEWIIEEVKKSGLRGRGGAGFSTGTKWSFMPKESKKPSYLVVNADESEPGTCKDRDILRYEPHKLIEGCLLASFAIGANSCYIYIRGEFYNEASNIQRALDEAYKDGLIGKNACGSGFNCDIYLHRGAGAYICGEETALFESLEGKKGMPRLKPPFPAGFGLYGCPTTINNVESIAVVPTILRRGASWFASIGKPNNTGTKIFCISGHVNKPCNVEEAMGIPLKEIIEKYAGGVRGGWDNLKAIIPGGSSVPLLPKSLCETADMDFDSLKAAGSSLGTGGIIVMDKSTDIIYAIARLSKFYMHESCGQCTPCREGTSWMWRVMMRLVKGDAKKSEIDQLLEVTKEIEGHTICALGDAAAWPIQGLIRHFRSEIEERMQ, from the coding sequence ATGCTGAAAAAAGAAGATAGAATTTTTACTAATTTACATGGTGAGCAAAGCCATGATTTGAAATCTAGCAAGAAGCGTGGTGATTGGGATAATACTAAAGCTTTGCTTAATAAAGGCAAAGAATGGATTATTGAAGAAGTTAAGAAATCGGGACTTAGAGGACGAGGAGGTGCAGGATTTTCTACCGGCACTAAATGGTCGTTTATGCCTAAAGAATCAAAAAAGCCATCTTATCTAGTAGTTAATGCTGATGAATCTGAACCCGGCACTTGCAAAGATCGAGATATATTAAGATATGAACCACATAAGTTAATAGAGGGGTGTTTGCTCGCCAGTTTTGCCATAGGAGCAAATAGCTGTTATATTTATATTAGAGGGGAGTTTTACAACGAAGCTTCCAATATTCAGCGTGCGTTAGATGAAGCATATAAAGATGGTTTGATAGGAAAAAATGCTTGCGGTTCAGGCTTTAATTGTGATATTTATTTGCATCGTGGAGCTGGAGCTTATATTTGCGGCGAAGAAACAGCCCTGTTTGAAAGCTTAGAAGGTAAAAAAGGTATGCCGAGGCTAAAGCCGCCTTTTCCGGCAGGCTTCGGATTATATGGCTGTCCAACCACTATAAATAATGTTGAATCTATTGCGGTAGTACCAACTATTTTAAGGCGAGGGGCTAGTTGGTTTGCATCGATCGGTAAGCCAAATAATACCGGTACTAAGATTTTTTGTATATCAGGTCATGTTAATAAGCCTTGTAATGTTGAAGAGGCAATGGGGATTCCTTTAAAAGAAATCATTGAGAAATATGCGGGCGGTGTTCGTGGTGGTTGGGATAACCTTAAAGCCATAATACCAGGTGGCTCTTCTGTTCCTCTGCTTCCTAAGTCTCTATGCGAAACTGCCGATATGGATTTTGATAGCTTAAAGGCAGCAGGTTCTAGTTTAGGTACTGGCGGGATTATTGTTATGGATAAATCAACTGATATTATTTATGCAATAGCACGTCTTAGTAAGTTCTATATGCACGAGTCTTGCGGTCAGTGTACGCCGTGTCGTGAGGGTACAAGCTGGATGTGGCGTGTTATGATGCGGCTCGTTAAAGGTGATGCCAAAAAATCCGAGATAGATCAGCTTCTTGAAGTTACAAAGGAAATAGAGGGGCATACTATTTGTGCTTTAGGTGATGCTGCCGCTTGGCCAATTCAGGGGCTTATACGTCATTTCAGAAGCGAGATTGAAGAAAGAATGCAATAG
- the rnc gene encoding ribonuclease III, which translates to MESFKELEKLLDYSFKNKALLTEALSHPSLRQHHEYKANKDYERLEFLGDAVLNLIITEILFNNFKEYNEGNLAKIRSYLVCKETICVVGAKLGLKNYIIMTHGEEIAGGRDNPNNIENVTEALIAAIYLDSDITTIHNIIGKLWAEFIKVKDLTDYDPKTALQEWAQSKDHHIPIYRLIKREGVAHLSTFTVSVKINGYEQTGKGHSIKEAEKNAARSLLHRLKND; encoded by the coding sequence ATGGAGTCATTTAAGGAGTTAGAAAAATTACTAGATTATAGTTTTAAGAATAAGGCACTTTTAACAGAAGCCTTAAGTCATCCCTCTTTAAGACAGCATCATGAATATAAGGCTAATAAAGATTATGAGCGGTTGGAATTTCTAGGTGATGCAGTATTAAATTTAATTATCACAGAAATTTTATTTAATAATTTTAAAGAATATAACGAAGGAAACTTAGCTAAAATTAGATCATATTTAGTTTGTAAGGAAACAATTTGTGTAGTAGGAGCTAAGCTTGGTTTAAAAAATTATATTATTATGACTCATGGCGAAGAAATAGCCGGCGGGCGTGATAATCCTAATAATATTGAAAATGTTACGGAAGCTTTAATCGCAGCTATATATCTCGATAGTGATATTACTACAATTCATAATATTATAGGGAAATTATGGGCTGAATTTATAAAAGTCAAAGATTTAACAGATTATGACCCTAAAACCGCCTTACAAGAATGGGCACAAAGCAAAGATCATCATATCCCGATATATCGACTTATTAAAAGAGAGGGCGTAGCTCACTTATCAACCTTTACAGTATCAGTAAAAATAAACGGCTACGAGCAAACAGGTAAGGGACACTCTATAAAAGAAGCTGAAAAAAACGCCGCAAGAAGTTTATTGCATAGGCTTAAAAATGATTAA
- the lpxD gene encoding UDP-3-O-(3-hydroxymyristoyl)glucosamine N-acyltransferase translates to MVNSNFYRNLGPRKLTAIADFLQDFIEAPKIHEDVAIHDIKILQEASSNDISFLSNIKYSQFLKNTKAAACIVPKDFTGEVNPNTVLLRAENSYFAYGKLIDFFYAPVKSYTAKIMKSAYVAESATIGKNCYIGHNAVIEDNVVIGDNSIIEAGSFIGTGVVIGRNARIESNVSINYSVIGDDVVILSGAKIGQDGFGFSTEKGMHHKIFHTGIVKIGNNVEIGANTTIDRGSLQDTIIEDLCRIDNLVQIGHSVKIGKGSIIVAQAGIAGSSVIGKYCALGGQVGVAGHLNIGDGAQVAAQGGVAQNIEAGKIVGGSPAVPVMDWHRQSIIMKQLINKRSK, encoded by the coding sequence ATGGTAAATAGTAATTTTTATAGAAATCTGGGACCAAGAAAGCTAACGGCAATTGCAGATTTCCTACAAGATTTTATAGAAGCTCCTAAAATTCATGAAGATGTAGCTATTCATGATATTAAAATTTTACAAGAAGCCTCTTCTAATGATATTAGCTTTTTGAGCAATATTAAATATTCTCAATTTTTAAAAAATACTAAAGCTGCAGCTTGTATCGTGCCAAAAGACTTTACTGGAGAAGTAAATCCCAATACTGTTTTATTGCGTGCTGAAAATTCATATTTTGCTTACGGCAAGCTAATAGATTTTTTCTATGCTCCGGTAAAATCGTATACTGCTAAAATAATGAAATCAGCTTATGTTGCAGAATCAGCAACTATAGGTAAAAATTGTTATATAGGTCATAATGCAGTTATTGAGGATAATGTTGTTATAGGCGATAATAGCATAATAGAAGCAGGCAGCTTTATAGGGACAGGAGTGGTTATTGGCAGAAATGCTAGAATCGAATCTAATGTATCAATAAATTATTCTGTTATAGGGGATGATGTTGTAATACTTTCAGGAGCAAAAATCGGACAAGACGGGTTCGGCTTTTCTACTGAAAAAGGTATGCATCATAAAATATTTCATACTGGAATTGTTAAAATCGGTAATAATGTTGAAATCGGTGCTAACACTACTATCGATAGGGGATCGCTGCAAGATACTATTATAGAAGATTTATGCCGTATAGATAATTTAGTGCAGATCGGGCATAGCGTCAAAATAGGTAAAGGCTCTATTATTGTAGCACAAGCAGGCATAGCTGGAAGTAGTGTAATCGGTAAATATTGTGCTCTTGGAGGGCAAGTGGGAGTCGCCGGACATTTAAATATAGGTGATGGAGCTCAGGTAGCAGCACAAGGCGGTGTAGCACAAAATATAGAAGCGGGTAAAATTGTTGGCGGTAGTCCAGCTGTACCTGTTATGGATTGGCATAGGCAATCTATTATTATGAAACAATTAATAAATAAGAGATCTAAATAA
- a CDS encoding DUF2312 domain-containing protein: MSEVVVKEQLEQYLSKIERLEQEKADLSEEIKDIFQDASSHGFDVKAMKTVLKLKKLDKDKLAEQDAMLELYRDTLGI, from the coding sequence ATGTCTGAAGTAGTAGTAAAAGAACAATTAGAGCAATATTTAAGCAAAATAGAGCGGTTAGAGCAAGAAAAAGCTGATCTATCTGAAGAAATTAAGGATATTTTTCAAGATGCTTCTTCACACGGATTTGATGTTAAAGCGATGAAAACTGTTTTAAAGCTAAAAAAACTTGATAAAGATAAGCTAGCTGAACAGGACGCTATGCTTGAGTTATATAGAGATACTTTAGGGATTTAA
- the lepB gene encoding signal peptidase I, translating into MQTNTESNNNKTTAQEWKSFILVVVVALMIRILIIESFVVPTGSMKATILENDRIFGTKYSYGYSNYSLSFFDFIHLFKGRIFARTPEHGDIIIFRPPHEMNTRYIKRLIGLPGDKVQLIDDVIYINDEKIERIESGTYVSEEGRKYLKFKETLPNGKTYFSYKLAPVLGIMSNDKYGNTDAFYVPEGEYFFIGDNRDQSNDSRIDLGFVPFENFIAKAQFIWFSTKITWWDSDIGVVNLILKLKPWVESIRFNRIFRNLYSIED; encoded by the coding sequence ATGCAAACAAATACTGAATCAAACAATAATAAAACAACTGCTCAAGAATGGAAATCTTTTATTTTAGTAGTAGTTGTTGCACTAATGATTAGAATATTAATAATAGAATCTTTTGTGGTTCCAACTGGGTCAATGAAAGCTACTATACTTGAAAATGATCGGATTTTTGGTACAAAATATAGTTATGGATATAGTAATTATTCTTTATCTTTTTTTGACTTTATTCATTTATTTAAGGGGCGAATATTTGCTCGCACGCCAGAGCATGGCGATATCATAATTTTTCGTCCTCCTCACGAAATGAATACTAGATATATAAAGCGTTTGATAGGGCTTCCCGGGGATAAAGTGCAATTAATTGATGATGTAATATACATTAACGATGAAAAAATAGAGCGTATAGAGTCAGGAACTTATGTTAGTGAAGAGGGAAGAAAATATTTAAAATTTAAAGAAACATTGCCAAATGGCAAAACATATTTTTCTTATAAGCTTGCTCCTGTTTTAGGAATTATGTCTAACGATAAATATGGTAATACAGATGCTTTTTATGTACCGGAAGGGGAATATTTCTTTATAGGTGATAATAGAGATCAGTCAAATGATAGTAGGATTGATTTAGGTTTTGTGCCGTTTGAGAATTTTATTGCCAAAGCACAATTTATTTGGTTTTCAACAAAAATAACATGGTGGGATAGTGATATAGGGGTTGTTAATCTGATATTAAAGTTAAAACCTTGGGTAGAGTCTATTAGGTTTAATAGGATATTTAGAAATCTATACAGCATAGAGGATTGA
- the fabZ gene encoding 3-hydroxyacyl-ACP dehydratase FabZ has translation MTIDITEIMDLIPHRYPFLLVDKVVEIDPNKSITGIKNVTVNEPQFTGHFPARPVMPGVLMVEAMAQLAAILVAKSLGSTKNKEVFLMAIENSKFRKVVQPGDTMHIHATIDQQRANVWKFSSTVKVDGEMAAESKFTAMIKDKS, from the coding sequence ATGACTATCGATATTACCGAAATTATGGATTTGATACCTCATCGTTATCCGTTTTTATTAGTGGACAAAGTAGTTGAAATTGATCCTAATAAATCAATAACTGGCATTAAAAATGTTACTGTTAATGAGCCGCAATTTACAGGACATTTTCCGGCAAGACCTGTCATGCCTGGAGTTTTAATGGTTGAAGCTATGGCACAGCTTGCAGCTATATTAGTTGCTAAATCTCTCGGCTCTACTAAAAATAAAGAAGTATTTTTAATGGCTATCGAGAACTCAAAATTTCGCAAAGTTGTCCAGCCAGGGGATACAATGCATATTCATGCTACTATTGATCAGCAAAGAGCTAATGTATGGAAGTTTTCAAGTACGGTTAAAGTTGATGGTGAAATGGCAGCGGAGAGTAAATTTACCGCAATGATCAAAGATAAATCTTAA